CGAGCAGGAGGTCACCAAGGACGCCCGGCACCACATCGAGCGGCGCATCCGGCGGCTCAACGAGATGGGCTTCGACGTCGCCGAGGTGTCCATGTCGACCACGGACGGTGGTTACCGGGTCCGGCCCAAGGTCGTCGACGCCGGCTATCACACCCGCCGGCTGATGCGCCTGACCGGCCTGGACGCCGAGGAGAACCAGGCTCGCCAGTTGCTCAACGACCTGGACACCTATCGCGCGGAGAGCGCGCTGCGTGACGAGCAGCAGGCCGCGCACCGCTGGCTGACCGAGGTCTTCGAGCCGGTGGTCCGCGCCGTCCCGCCCGCGCTGCGCCGGAAACTGGAGCCGCAGGAGATCTTCTCCCAGATCATCCAGCACAAGTGGCTGCTCTCCGAGCGCGCCGGCCGCGACGTCGGGATGGGCCCGGCGGTCCAGTCGTACCTGACCGAGGTGCTGGTCAACAAGCCCGACGAGCAGGCGGTGCTGGGCGTCGACGCCGACGAGCTATCGGTCTGAGACAAAATCCATTTTGTACGCTCTCGCCCTCCCCCAACCGCAACAGCCACGTCCCGTGGCCAAGCGCACGGTGATCCCGGTGCCGGACCGCGAGGCCGCGCCGGGCTGAGCCCGCGACGCCCGCTCCAGCGCCGGACCGCGAGGCCGCTCAGGCCGAGCCCGCGACGCCCGCTCCAGTCCGGACCGCCATGCGCGCCGGCCGAGCCCGCCGCGAACGGGCGTGGGCAGCGGTGCCGACGCGCCGGCCGGGAGGCTGCACGCCGTACCGAAAAGGGTCTAGGGTTTCGATCTCTCGACCAGGGCTCGCAACGCGCGCTGGCGGGCGACCACCAGGATCCGGTCGCCGGGGGCGAGCACCCGGCGCGGGTCCGGCCGCCAGTCCATCCAGTCGCCGGCCGAGGCGGCGGACATGCCGATCACCCGTGCCTGCCCGGGCTCGTCGACGTCGTCCAGCAACGCACCGTCCAGAGTCGACGCCTCGCGGACGGTGACCGTGCCGACCAGCAGCACGTGCCGGTCGACCGGGATGCTGGCGTGCACGTTGCGCTCCAGCAGGGCCGCGGCGAACACCGGGGCGCAGAGCCGGGAGACGCTGCGCGACGCGGTGATGTCGAAGGCGGAGCCGATCCGCTGGGCGAAGTCGTCGTCGAACAGCCGCAGCACCACCCGCAGGTCGTCACGGATCCCGCGGGCGTGCAGGGCGGCCTGGAGGTTCACCGGATCGTTGGTGGAGACCACGATCAGCGCCCGGCAGGTGGCGATCGAGGCGGCCTGCAGCGTCTCCTCCCGGGACGCGTCGCCGATGATCACCGGGACGCCGCGCCGCTGTGCCGATTTCACGCCGCGGGCGTCGGCGTGCCGATCGATGGCGACCACCCGGACGCCCAGGTCGTGCAGTTGGCGCAGCACCTGGGTGCCGACGTTGCCCAGCCCGACCAGCACGATGTGGTCGCGCAGCGCTCCGGCGATCCGGCCCTGGCTGAGCGCCAGCCGCGCGTTCACCATGCCGTCCACCACGGCCGCGGTGATCAGCGGCAGCAGCGCCAGCCCGGCGACGGTGAGCACCAGCTGCGCGGCCTGCGCGACCGCGTTGCGCTTGTCCTCCACATCGGACGCGCCGACCGCCGTCATCAGGGTCACGTAGATCGACTGCCACAGGTTGTGCCGGGTGTCGTCCCACGCGTTCAGCACCGCGCCGGCCAGCACCGTGATGACCAGCGTGATCAGCACGGCGACACCGAGCTTGCGGTTCAGCGCGGCGCGCAGCGCCCGGCCGAAGGCGGCCAGCGGGCGGCGCCGGCGACCGGCCCGGGCCAGCAGCCGGCGGGTCACGTCCTCACCGGGCCGGCCGGTGGCCTCGGCCAGCACCAGATCGTGCGGCCGGTCCGTGCCCGGGGCCGGCTCGGCGGGCAGCACCGACACCTCGCCGTCGTCGTCGGCGGCCAGGGTCGCGATCACGTTGCGGTCCAGCACGTCGCCGCGGTGGGCGACGTAGAGGGTCCGGCCACCGTGCCGGAAGTGGGTGGGCGCCACCTCGCCGAGCGCCGCCGCCACGAACGCGGGCGCGGCCATCTCGGCGTCGGAGAGCACCACGTGGTCCGGGAAGATCCGGCCCACGCTGCCGGCCAGCCCGGTGTTGAACATCCGGACCACCACCCGCAGTTTCTCCTCGACCTCCCGGGCGCACAGGGCGGCGTGCAGGTTGACCATGTCGTCCGGCATCACCAGAGCCAGGGCGGTGGCACCGGACAGCCCGGCCTCCCGGAACGTCCGCTCGTCCAGCCGGTCGGCCTGGCGCAGCTCGACACCGCGCTCCTCGAGCACCTTGAGGTCCGGCACGTCCGGCCGCAGCTGGGCCGGAGTGATCACGGTGAGCCGGATCCGATGGCGGGAATTCGCCACCTCTTCGGCCAAGGTCCAGACCAGTGCGTCGGCGCCACAGACGACCAGGTGGGGACGGGTATCAGCGGCGGAACCGGGCGACGCACTCACGTTCACGAATCGTAGTCAGCCGTTACCGCCTGGTGGGGCCCTCCGTTGCCCCATCCGACACCATTCGTCCGAGTTGGTGGGTATTTCCCGCAAACCCATCGTCCGAAGTGGTCTGGAGAAGATCAGTGCGTAAGTTGTGGTATGCCGGAGCCGGCGTGATCGCCGGTGGTTTCCTCCTGTTCGGGGCCGCTCCCGCCCAGGCGGAGGGCACGTCGCCGGACCCGATCGCCTCCGTGGCCCCGTACGCCGACCCGCTGGGCGACGTGCTGGCCCGGACCAACGGCCTGCGCCTGTCCAGCCCGGTCGGCACCGACCCGCTGGGCCGCGCGCCGCTGGTCACCCTCGACCAGGACGGCCAGCGACTGTTCCCGATCAAGCCGGGCCAGAACGACATCGCCGGGTACCCGCTGAGCCGGAGCAAGAGCCAGGGCCAGGGCCAGGTGGAGTCCGGCGACACCGACCGGCGCTCGTTGCCGGCCGCGGACGTGATCGGCGGCAGCATCCACAACAGCCCCGGCGACCGGTTCGCCGGCTCGCTCAAGGGCATCCCGTTCACC
Above is a genomic segment from Actinoplanes ianthinogenes containing:
- a CDS encoding NAD(P)-binding protein codes for the protein MSASPGSAADTRPHLVVCGADALVWTLAEEVANSRHRIRLTVITPAQLRPDVPDLKVLEERGVELRQADRLDERTFREAGLSGATALALVMPDDMVNLHAALCAREVEEKLRVVVRMFNTGLAGSVGRIFPDHVVLSDAEMAAPAFVAAALGEVAPTHFRHGGRTLYVAHRGDVLDRNVIATLAADDDGEVSVLPAEPAPGTDRPHDLVLAEATGRPGEDVTRRLLARAGRRRRPLAAFGRALRAALNRKLGVAVLITLVITVLAGAVLNAWDDTRHNLWQSIYVTLMTAVGASDVEDKRNAVAQAAQLVLTVAGLALLPLITAAVVDGMVNARLALSQGRIAGALRDHIVLVGLGNVGTQVLRQLHDLGVRVVAIDRHADARGVKSAQRRGVPVIIGDASREETLQAASIATCRALIVVSTNDPVNLQAALHARGIRDDLRVVLRLFDDDFAQRIGSAFDITASRSVSRLCAPVFAAALLERNVHASIPVDRHVLLVGTVTVREASTLDGALLDDVDEPGQARVIGMSAASAGDWMDWRPDPRRVLAPGDRILVVARQRALRALVERSKP